A part of Leifsonia xyli subsp. xyli str. CTCB07 genomic DNA contains:
- a CDS encoding extracellular solute-binding protein, with protein MTLSQQQPKRRRRALRSSALLALPLILALSACGVGGGGGSTNRAGACDISAEAASGKALSGEPSGKIVFQTTNLKQDFSGYFTKLIGDFEKKYPKVDVAWQDDPGDATFTQRLVTDAQGCKLPDVLNLNQTTVFALHKEGFLLNLTKAKPGIEKPFIPSVWDSLSFLGEKDSYVMPWYWGLTGLQTYNTELMKQAGLDPNAPPTTVADQFAAAKKIGANSGGQLSAFAANPRWRVPNDWQLMDAAVMDKKQTRFTFADDPRIVEWLTQYRDVYAADGLPKDTLSSDTDMPKLYSAGNLVWGSTNASFLRYVKQTNESVYEKTGVAPLLDKGGRAFMDGQLVAVPSTSKNRWRPSRSRSSC; from the coding sequence ATGACGTTAAGCCAACAACAACCGAAGCGCCGCAGGCGAGCCCTCCGCAGCAGCGCTCTGCTCGCCCTCCCCCTGATCCTCGCCCTCAGCGCCTGCGGCGTCGGCGGGGGCGGAGGCTCGACGAACCGCGCCGGGGCCTGCGACATCAGCGCCGAAGCCGCGAGCGGGAAGGCGCTGAGCGGTGAGCCGAGCGGGAAGATCGTCTTCCAGACGACCAACCTGAAGCAGGACTTCAGCGGCTACTTTACCAAGCTCATCGGCGACTTCGAGAAGAAGTACCCGAAGGTCGACGTCGCCTGGCAGGACGACCCCGGCGACGCGACCTTCACCCAGCGGCTCGTGACCGATGCGCAAGGCTGCAAGCTCCCCGACGTGCTCAACCTCAACCAGACCACGGTATTCGCACTGCACAAAGAGGGCTTCCTGCTGAACCTCACGAAGGCGAAGCCGGGGATCGAGAAGCCGTTCATCCCGTCGGTCTGGGACAGCCTGAGCTTCCTCGGGGAGAAGGACAGCTATGTCATGCCCTGGTACTGGGGCCTCACCGGGCTGCAGACCTACAACACCGAACTGATGAAGCAGGCCGGACTCGACCCCAACGCGCCGCCGACGACGGTCGCCGACCAGTTCGCCGCAGCGAAGAAGATCGGGGCGAACAGCGGGGGGCAGCTCTCCGCGTTCGCGGCCAACCCGCGCTGGCGTGTCCCGAACGACTGGCAGCTGATGGACGCGGCGGTCATGGACAAGAAGCAGACCAGATTCACTTTCGCCGACGACCCACGGATCGTGGAGTGGCTGACGCAGTACCGGGACGTGTACGCGGCCGACGGTCTGCCCAAGGACACACTCTCCTCCGACACCGATATGCCCAAGTTGTACTCGGCCGGAAACCTGGTGTGGGGATCGACGAACGCGTCCTTCCTGCGCTACGTCAAGCAGACCAACGAGAGCGTCTACGAGAAGACCGGCGTCGCGCCTCTGCTCGACAAAGGCGGCCGGGCGTTCATGGACGGCCAGCTCGTCGCGGTGCCGTCCACCAGCAAGAACCGGTGGCGGCCGTCGCGTTCGCGCAGTTCTTGCTGA
- a CDS encoding carbohydrate ABC transporter permease: MSVAPPGSGSALYRTWWTPLLWTAPTLLVTAVFGVFPFLNTIVLSFTDAQPLGGGGSWVGLANYERLLTDGDFWTAAGNSVLYAIVAVPLLVVLSLILAQLVVKRLPGIGFFRTAYYTPVIASMVALALVWQSLLSERGPINTFLGQIGLIASPIPFLSDSTLLLFSAIALTVWKGLGWYMIFYLAALANVPRELYEAAELDGAGAVRRFVSITVPSVRLTVLLVAIMSGTGSLRIFTEIYVLGGSTGGPGGGARTLPFYIRDVALDPVTGNTGYGSAVSIALFVMTIGLAVAAHKLSSAKGDEE, from the coding sequence ATGAGCGTCGCTCCCCCCGGCAGCGGGTCGGCGCTGTACCGGACGTGGTGGACGCCGCTGCTGTGGACGGCGCCGACCCTCCTGGTCACAGCCGTGTTCGGAGTCTTCCCCTTCCTCAACACGATCGTGCTCTCGTTCACCGACGCGCAGCCGCTCGGCGGCGGCGGGAGCTGGGTGGGACTCGCGAACTACGAGCGGCTGCTGACCGACGGCGACTTCTGGACGGCGGCGGGCAACAGCGTGCTGTACGCGATCGTCGCTGTCCCGCTGCTGGTGGTCCTGTCGCTGATCCTCGCGCAGCTGGTGGTCAAGCGGCTCCCGGGCATCGGCTTCTTCCGCACGGCGTACTACACGCCGGTGATCGCCTCGATGGTCGCGCTCGCGCTGGTGTGGCAGAGCCTGCTCAGCGAGCGCGGGCCGATCAACACCTTCCTCGGTCAGATCGGGCTGATCGCCAGCCCCATCCCGTTCCTCTCCGACAGCACTCTGCTGCTGTTCAGCGCGATCGCGTTGACCGTGTGGAAGGGGCTCGGCTGGTACATGATCTTCTATCTCGCGGCGCTCGCGAACGTGCCGCGCGAGCTGTACGAGGCGGCCGAGCTGGACGGCGCCGGGGCGGTCCGGCGCTTTGTGAGCATCACGGTGCCGAGTGTGCGGCTGACCGTCCTGCTCGTGGCGATCATGTCCGGGACGGGTTCGCTGCGCATCTTCACCGAGATCTATGTGCTCGGCGGCTCCACCGGCGGCCCGGGCGGGGGCGCCCGCACCCTCCCCTTCTACATCCGCGATGTCGCGCTCGACCCGGTCACCGGAAACACCGGGTACGGCTCGGCCGTGTCCATCGCCCTGTTCGTGATGACGATCGGGCTCGCGGTCGCGGCGCACAAGCTCTCCAGCGCGAAGGGAGACGAGGAATGA